A genomic region of Aspergillus oryzae RIB40 DNA, chromosome 1 contains the following coding sequences:
- a CDS encoding putative C6 transcription factor (predicted protein), producing MMNDSIRTRRILRKTFACDECKRRKVRCSGDDTCANCIRDAKACRYSSPSQKLSSLQRRLQEYEQLRQDMEKAWRTYLPTVDLQEALRTVRESRQVAPVNTSQDTKLSTEVEHHTEQLPTNFTEHSNAEDYEFDESQDFDNSIDGMGFLTADPHKAGYTGPQSGIAALKFLQSLPLYLPLNSVNTPSSLDEDDFPAARSQSMATVSRYIDDYFALYHPAYPILHEGTFRARISGALAKPRDGSWPLLYNTVLAIGAFVGDSNATKCDIPFYKEARRHLTMDVLEKGSLSYVQAIVIMANYLQKRNKPNAGFILIGIGFSMALAIGLHREFGMPSTSPFTMEIRRRVWWTLFVFVSGAQLTLGRPAVSLVGVNIRLPANLDDQDIAVDMEHLPECKPGPTITSALIAQVKLAKIANAVQVELLTHHVPRYERAVKLEESIGNWWKDLPPYFNQEVNLEPHLELPKRVLLWRSFHLRIVLNRPFLFEAIATRSAISTSEGPINSCLSAADECVTSICGFLNHTDSRKRGLAWYATYWLITASFVQATCYIYSPTHTMAPSWKGHLQQAVDCLESLGSSHDMAFRARNVLQKLLEQGHAVDLTQNISPNPTAVTRPSRLWAPPPGAQNQAIYNPLSMGLEDSFTWYPQGMSNAELLDAAGGFMIQNFFEGSEGHSGTSPWMAM from the exons ATGATGAATGATTCAATTCGAACTCGTCGGATATTACGCAAAACATTTGCGTGCGATGAGTGCAAACGCCGGAAAGTTCGATGTTCCGGCGATGATACTTGCGCCAACTGTATCAGAGATGCAAAAGCATGCCGGTACTCGTCCCCGTCGCAAAAATTATCGTCACTGCAAAG GCGTCTTCAAGAATATGAACAACTTCGGCAGGACATGGAAAAAGCCTGGAGGACGTACCTCCCTACAGTTGACTTGCAAGAAGCACTTCGAACTGTACGAGAGAGTCGCCAGGTAGCACCGGTAAATACAAGCCAGGATACCAAGCTGAGTACTGAGGTGGAACACCATACTGAGCAACTCCCGACAAACTTCACTGAACACAGCAACGCAGAAGACTATGAATTTGACGAGTCTCAAGACTTCGATAACTCAATCGACGGTATGGGCTTCTTAACTGCTGACCCGCATAAGGCTGGGTATACAGGACCGCAGTCCGGAATAGCTGCGTTGAAATTTCTGCAATCTCTTCCACTGTACCTTCCACTGAACAGCGTGAACACGCCCTCGTCAttggatgaggatgatttcCCCGCCGCGCGATCCCAGTCAATGGCCACAGTCAGCCGTTATATTGATGATTATTTCGCTCTCTATCATCCTGCGTATCCCATCTTACATGAAGGGACTTTTCGTGCGCGAATATCGG GTGCCCTGGCTAAGCCGCGGGACGGTTCGTGGCCGCTATTATATAACACGGTCCTTGCTATCGGTGCATTCGTTGGTGATTCTAATGCGACCAAATGCGACATTCCTTTCTACAAGGAAGCACGTAGACACTTAACGATGGATGTCCTCGAGAAAGGGTCTTTGAGCTACGTGCAAGCTATTGTTATAATGGCCAATTACTTGCAAAAGCGGAACAAGCCTAACGCGGGGTTCATTCTTATCGGCATCGGCTTCAGCATGGCTCTTGCAATCGGCTTGCACCGTGAGTTCGGCATGCCAAGCACATCGCCCTTCACTATGGAGATCCGCCGACGCGTTTGGTGGACACTGTTTGTCTTCGTTTCCGGGGCTCAGCTGACTCTCGGGAGGCCTGCAGTGTCTTTAGTTGGAGTGAACATTCGCCTCCCAGCAAACCTGGATGACCAGGATATTGCGGTTGATATGGAGCATTTGCCTGAGTGCAAGCCTGGGCCCACTATCACATCTGCTCTCATTGCTCAAGTCAAGCTAGCTAAGATTGCAAATGCCGTTCAGGTGGAGCTTCTCACGCACCATGTTCCAAGATATGAGAGAGCTGTGAAACTAGAAGAGAGTATCGGGAATTGGTGGAAGGACCTGCCCCCATATTTCAACCAAGAGGTCAATCTGGAACCGCACTTGGAGTTGCCTAAGAGAGTTCTTCTATGGAGGTCTTTCCACCTGCGTATCGTTCTCAATCGGCCCTTTTTATTCGAGGCTATAGCTACAAGATCAGCCATCAGTACATCAGAGGGCCCGATCAATTCGTGCCTATCTGCAGCTGATGAATGTGTCACGTCTATATGTGGATTTCTCAACCATACGGATAGTAGAAAACGGGGTCTCGCATGGTATGCGACATACTGGTTGATCACAGCGAGCTTTGTGCAGGCCACCTGTTACATCTATAGCCCGACTCATACTATGGCTCCATCATGGAAGGGACATCTCCAACAGGCTGTGGATTGTCTTGAGAGTCTTGGGTCGTCGCATGATATGGCGTTTCGTGCACGGAATGTATTACAGAAGCTCCTCG AACAAGGTCATGCTGTTGACTTGACTCAAAATATTAGCCCGAACCCAACGGCCGTGACACGCCCTTCTCGTCTCTGGGCCCCGCCTCCCGGTGCTCAAAACCAAGCAATATACAACCCGTTATCGATGGGGCTAGAGGATAGCTTTACGTGGTATCCACAAGGCATGTCTAATGCGGAACTCCTGGACGCGGCCGGGGGCTTCATGATTCAAAATTTCTTCGAGGGCTCAGAAGGACATTCAGGAACGAGTCCATGGATGGCAATGTGA
- a CDS encoding sugar porter family MFS transporter (permeases of the major facilitator superfamily), translated as MWSLRQTKLIRPPAGTDPSAPRQRDPWYVYKLAAFVSLGALLFGYDQGVMGVIVADQRFKDLMRPKNSSDCNSGVTGAIVSMYDVGCFIGAMSTGSLSDRYGRERMLAIASVVFVIGAVLQAASYTVVQIPAFHHIYHFLTNTWIIGRIVLGYGVGGCAAGVPLYQSEIAPPTLRGRLIGIEQMVLCTGELCAFWMNYGFNYLSTKHWWRIPLAIQILPAIVLGIGCWFWVLPSPRWLVTQDRHDCAREVLIRLHGPEAAVVELEQIQETMRLEKHTKASWTGMFKIPILRLTLLGCGIQGFQQVTGTNSILYYTPTLFEKGGITDPRTANLATGGVGIALFVSAWIPIFFFDRLGRKVWLQIGTVGMMLAMVGIAVLQWHAGESPGSKGNYAIVVFPYLFYIFFNISWGVAAWTYPSEIFPLSMRAKGNALATSANWTMCYIVAQASPPVADAIGWGLYVVYAAICVIAFIFVRFALVETRNRSLEDMNRLFGLQGYFAEGEAATAEEIFVAKNASAEHIEESTNFAGPS; from the exons ATGTGGTCACTCCGGCAAACGAAATTGATACGCCCACCCGCAGGAACTGATCCCTCTGCACCTCGGCAAAGGGATCCATGGTATGTATACAAACTGGCTGCATTTGTGTCCCTAGGTGCTCTGCTGTTTGGCTACGACCAAGGAGTCATGGGTGTCATTGTCGCCGATCAACGGTTCAAGGATTTGATGCGTCCTAAGAATTCAT CTGATTGCAACTCAGGGGTGACTGGTGCTATTGTTTCAATGTACGATGTAGGTTGCTTCATTGGCGCCATGTCCACCGGTAGTCTTTCGGATCGGTATGGCCGTGAGAGAATGTTGGCTATTGCGAGCGTCGTCTTCGTTATTGGTGCAGTCCTACAAGCTGCCTCGTACACAGTTGTCCAAATA CCAGCCTTTCACCATATATACCATTTTCTGACAAACACATGGATCATTGGCCGTATAGTCTTGGGCTATGGTGTTGGGGGATGTGCGGCAGGGGTACCCCTGTATCAATCTGAGATCGCTCCTCCAACCCTCCGAGGGAGATTGATTGGAATAGAGCAAATGGTTCTGTGCACTGGTGAGCTGTGTGCATTCTGGATGAACTATGGGTTCAATTACCTCTCGACTAAACACTGGTGGCGCATTCCCTTGGCAATTCAAATTCTTCCGGCCATTGTTCTGGGGATAGGTTGCTGGTTCTGGGTCTTGCCAAGTCCACGGTGGCTTGTCACTCAGGACCGACACGACTGTGCTCGCGAGGTATTGATTAGATTACACGGTCCAGAGGCTGCAGTGGTAGAACTCGAGCAGATCCAGGAAACAATGCGCCTAGAGAAGCACACCAAAGCATCTTGGACAGGAATGTTTAAAATCCCTATCCTGCGGCTAACCCTCCTTGGTTGTGGGATTCAAGGCTTCCAGCAAGTCACGGGCACGAATTCAATCCTTTACTACACGCCGACACTCTTTGAAAAGGGTGGTATTACCGATCCTCGCACCGCAAACCTGGCGACAGGAGGCGTTGGGATCGCACTGTTCGTCAGTGCATGGAtacccatcttcttctttgaccgTCTGGGGCGCAAAGTATGGCTCCAGATTGGGACCGTAGGAATGATGCTAGCCATGGTCGGAATCGCAGTATTGCAATGGCATGCGGGTGAGAGCCCCGGGTCAAAGGGTAACTATGCGATTGTGGTCTTTCCCTATCTGTtctatatcttcttcaacattAGCTGGGGTGTCGCGGCCTGGACCTATCCGTCAGAAATATTCCCGCTGTCCATGCGTGCAAAGGGCAACGCACTTGCAACTTCCGCTAATTGGACCATGTGCTATATCGTTGCCCAGGCTTCGCCACCAGTTGCAGATGCAATCGGGTGGGGCCTTTACGTTGTTTATGCCGCTATATGTGTCATCGCTTTCATTTTCGTCCGCTTTGCGCTAG TTGAGACGAGGAATCGGTCGCTAGAGGATATGAACCGGCTTTTCGGGCTGCAAGGCTATTTCGCAGAAGGTGAAGCTGCCACTGCAGAGGAAATTTTTGTAGCCAAAAATGCTTCGGCGGAGCACATTGAAGAGAGCACTAATTTTGCAGGTCCGTCATAG
- a CDS encoding SDR family NAD(P)-dependent oxidoreductase (dehydrogenases with different specificities (related to short-chain alcohol dehydrogenases)): MSLKGKIALVTGGARGIGAGIVRALSEQGAKVAFNYVSPSSRAAAGSLVESLQNDGHEAFGIQADLADIQAPATLVSAVLSAFQTTQIDILVNNAGAGDNRPLEEVTLESYTKLMDINVRAVVFMTQAVLPYIPRGGRIINLSSISARGGYPTQSVYAATKAAVEGLTRVWATELGHKYGVTVNAVNPGPVDTDMYQAAGPVHLARMEEQNKKVPAGQRCGTTQDIADIITFLAEERSRWVTGDVICANGGMLYT; the protein is encoded by the exons ATGTCTCTCAAAGGAAAGATTGCCCTAGTCACAGGTGGCGCGAGAGGAATCGGTGCCGGAATAGTTCGTGCCTTAAGCGAACAAGGGGCCAAG GTCGCGTTCAACTATGTGTCCCCATCATCACGCGCAGCTGCAGGATCACTTGTCGAGTCTTTACAGAATGATGGCCATGAGGCCTTCGGCATACAGGCCGATCTGGCCGATATCCAGGCCCCAGCGACCCTTGTTTCCGCAGTTTTGTCTGCCTTCCAAACCACCCAGATCGATATACTCGTCAACAACGCCGGAGCTGGCGACAACAGACCCCTAGAAGAAGTAACTCTTGAAAGCTATACCAAgctcatggatatcaacGTCCGCGCCGTGGTCTTCATGACCCAGGCCGTTCTGCCTTATATCCCCCGCGGCGGCCGCATCATCAATCTCTCCTCAATCTCCGCCAGAGGTGGCTACCCAACACAGTCTGTTTACGCTGCCACCAAAGCTGCCGTTGAGGGCCTCACCCGCGTTTGGGCTACTGAGTTGGGTCACAAGTATGGTGTCACAGTCAATGCCGTGAACCCGGGCCCTGTCGATACAGACATGTACCAGGCTGCCGGACCAGTCCATCTCGCCAGGATGGAAGagcagaacaagaaggtacCTGCCGGTCAGCGATGCGGCACTACGCAGGATATTGCGGATATTATTACGTTCTTGGCGGAGGAAAGATCGCGGTGGGTTACTGGGGATGTGATCTGTGCCAATGGCGGTATGCTGTATACTTGA
- a CDS encoding NAD(P)-dependent alcohol dehydrogenase (sorbitol dehydrogenase), with product MDILDRKPYNHAIHTSPANDLRLVKSDIPEIQPHECLVHVRATGICGSDVHFWKHGHIGDMVVTGDNGLGHESAGVVLKVGKDVTRFKPGDRVAMECGVPCSKPTCYFCRTGQYNACPDVVFFSTPPHHGTLRRYHVHPEAWLHHIPDNISFEEGALLEPLTVALAGIDRSGLRLADPLVICGAGPIGLVTLLAANAAGAEPIVITDLDEGRLAKAKEIVPRVRPVKVTREDTPKALAGRIVETLGQEAKLVIECTGVESSIHAGIYSTRFGGSVFVIGVGKDFQTIPFMHLSAKEIDLRWQYRYHDIYPKAIGLVAAGIIDLKPLVSHRFALEDGIKAFETASNPASKAIKVQILDD from the exons ATGGACATCCTCGACCGTAAACCCTACAACCATGCCATCCATACCAGCCCCGCGAACGACCTCCGTCTAGTAAAATCAGACATCCCCGAAATCCAACCCCATGAGTGCCTCGTCCACGTCCGTGCCACTGGAATCTGTGGCTCTGATGTACACTTTTGGAAACATGGCCACATCGGAGATATGGTAGTAACAGGGGACAACGGCCTGGGCCATGAAAGTGCCGGGGTAGTTCTTAAAGTCGGCAAGGATGTAACTCGGTTCAAGCCCG GCGACAGAGTCGCTATGGAATGCGGTGTCCCCTGCTCCAAACCCACCTGTTACTTCTGCCGAACAGGCCAATACAACGCCTGCCCGGATgtagtcttcttctccacgccTCCTCACCACGGCACTCTCCGACGATACCACGTCCACCCCGAGGCATGGCTACACCATATTCCCGACAATATCTCCTTTGAAGAAGGTGCTCTCCTAGAGCCCTTAACCGTCGCTCTAGCAGGAATCGACAGATCCGGACTCCGCCTCGCCGATCCCCTGGTGATCTGCGGGGCAGGACCTATCGGTCTCGTCACTCTACTCGCCGCCAACGCAGCGGGCGCAGAGCCCATCGTGATCACAGACTTGGACGAGGGTCGTCttgcaaaggcaaaggaaataGTCCCGCGCGTTCGACCGGTGAAGGTCACAAGAGAAGACACTCCCAAGGCCTTGGCGGGCAGGATTGTCGAGACTCTAGGCCAGGAGGCAAAATTGGTCATTGAATGCACGGGCGTGGAGTCTAGTATCCATGCTGGAATATAT TCCACCCGTTTCGGCGGCTCCGTCTTCGTGATCGGTGTCGGCAAGGATTTCCAAACCATCCCCTTCATGCATCTCTCCGCCAAAGAGATTGATCTCCGCTGGCAGTATAGATATCACGATATCTACCCCAAGGCGATTGGTCTCGTCGCTGCTGGAATCATTGATTTGAAACCGTTGGTTTCGCATCGATTCGCGTTGGAGGATGGGATCAAGGCCTTCGAGACGGCGAGTAACCCTGCTTCTAAGGCTATCAAAGTGCAGATTTTGGATGATTAG
- a CDS encoding uncharacterized protein (predicted protein) gives MKTVPAKVWSEAKLYAPSVTSELLQALMKHHEAIESDEKSSLLLTCNNQGSALVSFYCDAVDKLPAVFEPFEHIPATSQSLPRGVYSTYELLGVIEYLAVPGHVCHNFRTMSSQPSLEVYETAERVRVEQSDLLSDVEGLRINNVIQPMSSIGIKQSRKVGGNPLGLEEVGQQWFLVMADWNNPADGDRVRQAMRHIVDAAEATAKANGTYIPCQYCNYASPDQDPLASYGAENMERLKDIASKYDPDGWDLLNDLTMGVGSYAI, from the exons ATGAAAACTGTGCCCGCCAAGGTCTGGTCAGAGGCCAAGCTCTACGCGCCATCCGTCACGTCGGAACTATTACAAGCCCTAATGAAGCACCATGAGGCAATAGAAAGCGATGAGAAATCCTCTCTGCTCCTGACCTGTAATAACCAAGGCTCGGCGCTTGTCTCGTTCTACTGCGACGCAGTCGATAAGCTTCCGGCTGTCTTCGAGCCATTTGAGCATATCCCAGCAACTTCCCAGAGTCTACCCCGGGGTGTATACTCTACGTACGAACTTTTGGGGGTGATAGAATATCTTGCTGTTCCGGGACATGTGTG TCACAATTTCCGGACCATGAGCAGCCAGCCATCGCTGGAGGTATATGAAACTGCCGAGCGAGTCCGCGTAGAGCAAAGTGATTTGCTAAGCGATGTTGAAGGACTTAGGATCAATAACGTAATCCAACCAATGTCCTCAATAGGCATTAAACAAAGCCGGAAAGTCGGCGGAAACCCACTAGGactggaggaggttggccAGCAGT GGTTTCTGGTGATGGCCGATTGGAATAATCCTGCCGATGGAGACCGTGTACGCCAAGCTATGCGTCACATAGTAGACGCTGCTGAAGCGACTGCGAAAGCGAACGGGACGTATATTCCCTGCCAGTATTGTAATTATGCTTCGCCGGATCAGGATCCGTTGGCAAGCTATGGGGCTGAGAATATGGAGAGGCTGAAGGACATTGCGTCTAAGTATGATCCTGATG GGTGGGATCTACTGAATGATCTTACCATGGGTGTTGGATCATACGCGATCTAA
- a CDS encoding putative integral membrane protein (Pth11) (predicted protein), translating to MQWDSDLSGKCIDTLKSYYALAGSHSRLYDPFIYCPILTNTGTSLGFDLLIIAPPSPGPLEPATRKKAKGRSLLRIRHRLLRNNHPNHPHLHHRATQNLHRQQTRHFMVHHRDQPSTCVPTYGPYFRVFVSNISSYRRRPTGQDYPLTSGNRQTRASSRKFGLSSLGRDDARFDRTPVPRPYDNSTPHTTTISSSKVTGDNDSEELILGNANQGMFAAVGEQERGIQKVMEVTVERH from the exons ATGCAATGGGATTCTGACCTTAGCGGGAAGTGTATCGATACCCTGAAGTCATACTATG CTCTCGCAGGTTCGCATTCTCGTCTATATGATCCATTCATCTATTGTCCAATTCTAACGAACACAGGAACCAGTCTAGGGTTcgacctcctcatcatcgccccTCCCTCTCCCGGTCCTCTGGAACCTGCAACTCggaaaaaggcaaaag GTCGCTCTCTGCTGCGTATTCGCCATCGGCTTCTTCGTAACaatcatccaaatcatccGCATCTTCACCATCGCGCGACTCAAAACCTACACAGACAGCAAACCCGTCATTTTATGGTCCATCATCGAGATCAGCCTAGCA CCTGCGTCCCAACCTACGGTCCCTACTTCCGTGTCTTCGTCTCCAACATCAGTTCCTACCGCCGCCGCCCAACGGGACAAGACTACCCCCTCACCTCAGGCAATCGACAAACCCGAGCATCAAGTCGGAAATTCGGCCTCAGCAGTCTTGGTCGCGACGACGCCAGATTCGATCGAACCCCGGTGCCCCGGCCATACGATAATAGCACGCCGCATACAACaacgatatcatcgtcgAAAGTGACGGGCGATAATGACTCCGAAGAACTTATTCTGGGAAATGCCAATCAGGGCATGTTTGCCGCTGTTGGGGAGCAGGAGAGGGGCATTCAGAAAGTTATGGAGGTTACGGTTGAGAGGCATTAG
- a CDS encoding FAD-dependent oxidoreductase (predicted protein), with protein sequence MFGQVTGLSLLTGLLATASVKADSNCRCFPGDACWPAQDVWAKFNESVDGRLVATVPLGTPCHDPNYNAAECQKLSEQWTDPALHYETSSSIMAPWFTNGTCDPFHPESKPCTIGNYVVYAVDVAKPEHVSTALKFAKEHNIRVVPRNTGHDYNGKSTGAGALAIWMHHIKDIEIKDYKDTHYQGKAIKMGAGVQGGEAYEAGYNAGLQVVGGECPTVGIAGGYTQGGGHSALSSRYGLGADQALEWEVIDGEGNFITATRDNEYSDLYWALSGGGGGSYGITWSLTAKAHTGTPVSGYNLSFTNDGMSQDTFYEAVSLWQTVLPSVVDAGAMAVWMFTNTSFMITPLTGPNIPVADLEALVKPFTDGLTKLGITYTTYSKQFDSYLEEFNAMQGAIEVATAQYGGWLIPRSVVENNNDGLTAAYRHITEDGATFIGVGLNVSKALVGDVDNAVLPAWRETLIHSTITTPWKWNARSEMLAEQDKMTNDYISALTKVAPNSGAYLNEADFRQPNFQKYFYGDNYATLRKIKAKYDPDNLFYATTAVGSDEWTVREDGRLCSV encoded by the exons ATGTTCGGTCAAGTTACTGGGTTGTCGCTCTTGACAGGCCTTCTGGCCACAGCTTCGGTGAAAGCCGACTCCAACTGTCGCTGCTTCCCTGGTGATGCTTGCTGGCCGGCGCAGGATGTTTGGGCCAAATTCAACGAGTCGGTTGACGGCCGCCTGGTAGCCACCGTGCCTTTGGGTACACCATGCCATGACCCCAATTACAATGCAGCTGAATGCCAGAAGCTCAGCGAGCAGTGGACTGATCCGGCGCTTCA CTATGAAACTTCGTCTTCTATCATGGCTCCTTGGTTCACTAATGGAACATGCGATCCCTTCCACCCCGAATCGAAGCCCTGCACCATCGGAAACTACGTCGTTTACGCTGTTGATGTGGCTAAGCCCGAGCATGTCTCTACAGCTCTGAAGTTCGCCAAGGAGCATAACATCCGTGTGGTTCCCCGGAACACTGGACATGATTACAACGGCAAGTCTACCGGAGCCGGCGCCCTGGCTATCTGGATGCACCATATCAAGGACATTGAGATCAAGGACTACAAGGACACGCACTACCAAGGCAAGGCCATCAAGATGGGCGCCGGTGTGCAAGGCGGAGAGGCGTACGAGGCCGGCTATAACGCGGGTCTTCAGGTGGTGGGCGGCGAATGTCCCACCGTGGGAATTGCTGGAGGTTACACTCAGGGTGGAGGACATTCGGCCCTGTCGTCGCGGTATGGACTGGGCGCCGATCAGGCGCTCGAGTGGGAGGTGATTGACGGCGAGGGTAACTTCATTACTGCCACTCGCGACAACGAATACTCCGACCTCTACTGGGCTCTcagcggtggtggtggtggttccTATGGTATTACCTGGTCGCTGACTGCGAAGGCGCACACCGGCACTCCTGTGTCGGGTTACAATTTGAGCTTCACCAATGACGGCATGTCCCAGGATACCTTCTATGAGGCTGTGTCGCTCTGGCAGACCGTCCTTCCCTCGGTCGTGGACGCCGGTGCCATGGCCGTCTGGATGTTCACCAACACCAGCTTCATGATCACGCCGTTGACCGGTCCCAACATCCCCGTCGCTGACCTGGAGGCACTCGTGAAGCCCTTCACCGATGGGCTGACCAAGCTAGGCATCACCTATACGACCTACTCCAAGCAGTTCGACAGCTACCTGGAGGAATTCAACGCCATGCAGGGCGCGATCGAGGTAGCGACCGCCCAGTATGGTGGATGGCTGATCCCCCGGTCGGTGGTGGAAAACAACAACGACGGACTAACAGCCGCATACAGACACATCACCGAAGATGGGGCCACGTTTATTGGCGTGGGCCTGAATGTCTCCAAGGCGTTAGTGGGGGATGTGGACAACGCTGTGCTGCCCGCTTGGCGCGAGACCCTGATCCacagcaccatcaccacccccTGGAAGTGGAATGCCCGCAGTGAGATGCTTGCGGAGCAGGACAAGATGACCAACGATTATATCTCGGCCTTGACCAAGGTCGCCCCGAACTCAGGGGCGTATCTGAACGAGGCCGACTTCCGTCAGCCCAACTTCCAGAAGTATTTCTACGGCGACAACTACGCAACCCTGCGCAAGATCAAAGCTAAATACGACCCGGACAATCTCTTTTACGCCACTACCGCTGTCGGATCGGATGAATGGACCGTTCGTGAAGATGGTCGTTTGTGCAGTGTCTAA